CGTCAAGAAATTCTCTCGGTCGCAGAACCTCAATCCCTCGATATCCGGTGACGCGGAGTAAATGCTTGTCACCACTAATTATTAGTTTGCATCGAGCCGCCAGCGCACAGGCTAGGAATTTATCGTCGGATGGATCATCACAGACAGGTTCTTTCAATTCGGGTGGATCATAAAACTTTGACTTCACTAGCAACAACGATAAAAAGGGTGCAATATC
The genomic region above belongs to Candidatus Eisenbacteria bacterium and contains:
- a CDS encoding putative toxin-antitoxin system toxin component, PIN family — translated: MRIVLDTNVLVSGVFFTGPPFKILEAWRDGKVEIVMSKEIFQEYQRVGEILSEEFSGVDIAPFLSLLLVKSKFYDPPELKEPVCDDPSDDKFLACALAARCKLIISGDKHLLRVTGYRGIEVLRPREFLDGRL